The following coding sequences are from one SAR86 cluster bacterium window:
- a CDS encoding esterase, which produces MNLLYLHGFNSSPDSTKAIIFQSFVKKKISESLLVPSLPISPKETILLLEEIIEENKKEISLIGSSLGGFYAAYLAEKYKLKSVLINPVVSSHLKNMKDLIGEHENYNTGEKYFFSKSNFKELFDYKIKRFSIPLNQLFLLQLGDEVLDQKETLKYYKGSLFLVEDEGSHKFDNFEKYLPLIYDFMT; this is translated from the coding sequence TTGAATCTTTTATACCTCCACGGTTTTAATAGCTCCCCTGATTCTACCAAGGCAATAATTTTTCAATCTTTTGTTAAGAAAAAAATTTCCGAAAGTTTATTAGTTCCAAGTTTACCAATATCTCCAAAAGAGACTATTTTACTTTTAGAAGAAATAATTGAAGAAAATAAAAAAGAGATTTCTTTGATAGGTAGTTCCCTAGGGGGATTTTATGCAGCTTATCTAGCTGAAAAATACAAATTGAAAAGTGTTTTGATAAACCCAGTGGTCTCGTCTCATTTGAAAAATATGAAAGATTTAATAGGTGAACATGAAAATTACAATACCGGTGAAAAATATTTTTTTTCCAAATCAAATTTTAAAGAGCTATTTGACTATAAAATCAAAAGATTCTCTATTCCTCTGAATCAGTTGTTTCTTTTGCAGTTAGGAGATGAAGTTTTAGATCAGAAAGAAACCTTAAAATATTATAAAGGGTCATTATTTTTGGTTGAGGATGAAGGATCTCATAAATTCGATAATTTCGAGAAATATCTTCCTTTGATTTATGATTTTATGACATAA
- the mutY gene encoding A/G-specific adenine glycosylase, translating to MSNFSEKIISWYEINGRKNLPWQKKDPYKVWISEIMLQQTQVTTVIPYFNKFISKYPTIKTLASTSLDEVLSLWSGLGYYTRARNIHKTAKILKKDFDCKLPNEIEALMSLPGIGFSTAGAILSLGFEQSGVILDGNVKRVLLRISGSKSPMNKYKTEKSLKEFANILLPDSKHKEYSQGLMDLGAIICRPNNPNCSECPVDEDCAANKNEIQDEIPIKIAKKEKIEKKIDWILIKTKNKVLLKKNKEKGIWQNLWVLPEKDFFSSKKISKILPVEEDFSSFEHHLSHKKLLISVKVLTIKNKDRLSIDRRIFNWVNISDSVNMGIPKPVKDILKKI from the coding sequence ATGAGTAATTTTTCTGAAAAGATTATATCTTGGTATGAAATCAATGGTAGGAAAAATCTGCCATGGCAAAAAAAAGATCCTTACAAGGTCTGGATTTCTGAAATCATGCTTCAGCAAACTCAAGTAACTACAGTCATTCCTTACTTCAACAAATTTATTTCTAAATATCCAACAATTAAAACTTTGGCCTCTACAAGTTTGGATGAAGTCTTGTCGTTGTGGTCTGGACTTGGGTACTACACAAGGGCAAGAAATATTCATAAAACGGCAAAAATTTTAAAAAAGGATTTTGACTGCAAACTTCCTAACGAAATTGAAGCTTTAATGTCTCTTCCTGGGATTGGTTTTTCTACTGCTGGGGCAATATTATCACTAGGATTCGAACAATCTGGAGTAATTCTTGACGGAAATGTAAAAAGAGTTTTATTAAGAATCTCTGGAAGTAAGTCACCCATGAACAAATATAAGACTGAAAAATCTCTTAAAGAGTTCGCAAATATTTTATTGCCTGATTCAAAACATAAAGAATATTCTCAAGGTCTAATGGATCTTGGAGCAATAATTTGCAGGCCAAATAATCCAAATTGTAGTGAATGTCCGGTAGATGAGGATTGCGCAGCGAATAAAAATGAAATACAAGACGAAATACCAATAAAGATCGCTAAAAAAGAAAAAATCGAAAAAAAAATTGATTGGATTTTAATAAAAACAAAAAATAAAGTTCTTCTTAAGAAAAATAAAGAAAAAGGAATTTGGCAAAATCTTTGGGTTCTTCCAGAAAAAGATTTTTTTTCTTCAAAGAAAATTTCTAAAATACTTCCTGTGGAAGAGGATTTTTCAAGCTTTGAGCATCATCTATCCCATAAAAAACTTCTAATCTCAGTGAAGGTATTGACTATTAAAAACAAAGATAGATTGTCGATTGATAGAAGGATTTTTAATTGGGTAAATATTTCTGATTCAGTTAATATGGGAATTCCTAAACCCGTCAAAGATATTTTAAAAAAAATATGA
- a CDS encoding DNA-3-methyladenine glycosylase 2 family protein: protein MQKDYSHLKLFECHPQKKEIFYLIEKDKDLKKLFVENYNFKKFKRPKGFEGLVRLITEQQLSVASAKAIFLRIKKNLKIFNPDQFLNLSDEKLKSTGLSRQKINYCRILARSIKTKELNLTKIHKMNDENLLKNLTNIKGIGEWTAECYMLASLDRPDIWPVKDLGLQVAIQRVKNLKTRPSEEKMIEISEVWRPYRSIVANVLWASYD, encoded by the coding sequence ATGCAAAAAGATTACTCCCATTTAAAACTGTTTGAATGTCATCCTCAAAAAAAAGAAATATTTTATTTGATTGAGAAAGATAAAGATCTTAAAAAATTATTTGTAGAGAATTATAATTTTAAAAAGTTTAAACGACCAAAAGGGTTCGAAGGTCTTGTCAGACTAATAACTGAGCAACAACTCTCGGTTGCTTCCGCAAAAGCGATCTTTCTGAGAATTAAAAAAAACTTGAAAATATTTAATCCTGATCAGTTCTTAAACTTATCCGATGAGAAGCTTAAAAGTACTGGATTGAGTAGGCAAAAAATTAATTATTGCAGAATCTTAGCTAGATCTATCAAAACCAAAGAATTAAATCTTACTAAAATTCATAAAATGAATGACGAAAACTTATTAAAAAATCTCACTAATATCAAAGGAATAGGAGAATGGACGGCAGAATGCTATATGTTAGCTAGCCTAGATAGGCCTGATATATGGCCCGTTAAAGACCTTGGATTACAAGTTGCAATTCAAAGAGTTAAGAATCTAAAAACTAGGCCAAGCGAAGAAAAGATGATCGAAATTAGTGAGGTTTGGAGACCTTATAGATCGATAGTAGCTAATGTGCTATGGGCTTCGTATGACTAA
- a CDS encoding glutamine synthetase beta-grasp domain-containing protein — protein MSDFKTYEYIWLDGYQPEANMRSKVKATDEDTPPDWSFDGSSTQQAEGGSSDCLLLPVQTYSNPHGHDLVLTQVQTAEHETHPSNFRAAAAEVVTDEWWFGFEQEFFFTDPKTGEPLGWEDGTPREQGEYYCGVGASNVVGREISDAHLEACLELGITLTGTNAEVALGQWEYQCFGKGIKAADDLWVSRYLLFKIAEEFGVGVNIHPKPKTGDWNGSGMHSNFSNEEMRSSGSKELFEGICEKLGKVHEEGIASYGSDNDMRLTGLHETQKITEFSYGVSDRGASIRIPVYTVEHDWNGYLEDRRPASNADPYKILAHIVGTLVK, from the coding sequence ATGTCAGATTTTAAGACTTATGAATACATCTGGTTAGATGGTTACCAACCAGAAGCTAACATGCGAAGTAAAGTAAAAGCTACTGATGAAGATACGCCGCCTGATTGGTCATTTGATGGATCTTCAACTCAACAAGCTGAAGGCGGAAGTTCAGATTGCCTTCTTCTTCCAGTCCAAACTTATTCAAACCCTCATGGTCACGATTTAGTGCTTACGCAAGTGCAAACAGCTGAACACGAAACTCATCCTTCTAACTTTAGGGCTGCAGCCGCTGAAGTTGTTACTGATGAATGGTGGTTCGGATTTGAACAAGAATTCTTTTTCACAGACCCAAAAACTGGCGAACCACTCGGTTGGGAAGATGGCACACCTAGAGAGCAAGGTGAATATTATTGCGGAGTAGGAGCAAGTAATGTCGTTGGTAGAGAAATTTCCGATGCTCACTTGGAAGCTTGTCTAGAATTAGGTATAACTTTGACTGGAACAAACGCTGAGGTTGCTCTTGGTCAGTGGGAATACCAATGCTTTGGAAAAGGGATAAAAGCTGCCGATGATTTATGGGTTAGCAGATATTTACTTTTCAAAATTGCCGAAGAGTTTGGAGTTGGCGTTAATATTCATCCAAAGCCAAAAACTGGAGATTGGAATGGTTCCGGAATGCACTCTAACTTTTCTAATGAAGAAATGAGATCAAGTGGATCGAAAGAATTATTTGAAGGAATTTGTGAAAAACTAGGAAAGGTTCATGAAGAGGGAATTGCTTCTTATGGTTCTGATAACGATATGAGGCTAACTGGTCTACATGAAACTCAAAAAATTACTGAATTTTCATATGGAGTGAGTGATAGAGGAGCAAGTATAAGAATCCCTGTCTACACTGTTGAGCACGATTGGAATGGATATTTAGAGGACAGAAGACCAGCCTCTAATGCCGATCCTTACAAAATATTAGCTCATATTGTTGGAACTTTAGTTAAGTAA
- the ntrC gene encoding nitrogen regulation protein NR(I) — MPRSKKVWIADDDESIRFILEKGLMDAGFNVNVFEDGNEVVNRLDIDKPHVLLTDLKMPGRDGMDLLDTFKNEYPNIPVIMMTAHSDLDTTVEAFENGAWDYIAKPFDLNGAIEKISKALTEQKKNSKVSKSGDEIDLKSGKLIGKSNVMQDLFNSIGKLSHSSSTVLLYGESGTGKELVARAIYEHSERNNKKLISLNMADIPIELLESELFGYEKGAFTGASQRKLGRFEQAHEGTLFLDEIGDMPFETQTRILRVLSSGEFYRIGGTDPVKVDVRIIAATNQNLNDKVKTGAFREDLFHRLNVIRIALPPLRERKEDIPLLATYFLNMYSEELKSEPKILAPEVEELFRNLIWPGNVLQLQNLCHSLTVLSSAQEVVMSDLPNDLIIQKKGPDLTWNDMLETWASKELINGEDHILNSTVPIFEKTLIKVALKASKGKKSEAAKLLGWGRNTLARKMQELDF, encoded by the coding sequence ATGCCTAGATCAAAAAAAGTATGGATTGCCGACGACGACGAGTCTATAAGATTTATACTAGAAAAAGGACTTATGGATGCAGGTTTCAATGTAAATGTATTTGAAGATGGAAATGAAGTCGTAAATCGACTTGATATTGATAAGCCTCATGTTCTTTTAACTGATTTAAAGATGCCTGGTAGGGATGGCATGGACCTTTTAGATACTTTTAAGAACGAATATCCAAACATACCAGTCATTATGATGACTGCACATTCAGATTTGGATACAACTGTCGAAGCTTTTGAGAACGGCGCGTGGGACTATATTGCAAAGCCTTTTGATTTAAACGGAGCTATAGAGAAAATTAGCAAGGCTTTAACAGAGCAAAAAAAGAATTCAAAAGTCTCTAAATCAGGTGATGAGATTGACTTAAAAAGTGGAAAACTCATCGGTAAATCAAATGTGATGCAGGATCTTTTCAACTCTATCGGAAAGCTTTCGCATTCGAGCAGCACTGTTCTCCTTTATGGTGAGTCGGGAACTGGAAAGGAGCTGGTGGCAAGAGCGATTTATGAGCATTCGGAGAGAAATAATAAAAAATTAATATCTCTTAATATGGCTGACATCCCAATTGAGCTTTTGGAATCTGAACTTTTTGGTTATGAAAAAGGTGCTTTTACGGGAGCTTCTCAGAGAAAACTGGGAAGATTCGAGCAAGCGCACGAGGGAACTTTATTTCTTGATGAAATTGGAGACATGCCATTTGAAACACAAACAAGAATTTTAAGAGTCCTTTCTTCAGGTGAATTTTACAGAATTGGCGGAACTGATCCGGTAAAGGTAGATGTAAGAATCATTGCCGCTACAAACCAAAATTTGAACGATAAGGTAAAAACTGGAGCTTTCAGAGAGGATTTATTTCATCGATTGAATGTAATTAGAATTGCGCTACCGCCTCTCAGAGAAAGAAAAGAAGACATTCCTTTATTGGCAACTTATTTTCTTAATATGTATAGCGAAGAATTAAAATCTGAACCAAAAATTTTAGCTCCGGAGGTAGAAGAATTATTTAGAAATCTTATTTGGCCAGGTAACGTTTTACAACTTCAAAATCTTTGTCATTCTTTAACAGTATTATCTTCTGCTCAAGAAGTAGTAATGTCTGATCTTCCTAATGATTTAATTATTCAGAAAAAAGGTCCAGACTTAACATGGAATGATATGCTTGAAACTTGGGCTTCAAAAGAACTTATAAATGGAGAAGATCATATCCTAAATTCAACAGTTCCTATTTTTGAAAAAACTTTAATTAAAGTAGCCCTAAAAGCATCTAAAGGAAAAAAAAGTGAGGCTGCAAAATTACTTGGCTGGGGAAGAAATACTCTTGCCAGAAAGATGCAGGAATTAGATTTTTGA
- a CDS encoding DUF1249 domain-containing protein, with amino-acid sequence MKTDTGYKELKELQMLQSSIYILVSKLIFELNVEKRISFYLPMSKTNENINKIYFHLKPFSKYTSNLKISMRSPFEEKLLKLDLRIYHEARLGEVVRFQNFHVSLLDIFQTNLRFGFQRDERLQWNSFAEEFLKLSIKEGRSIESFIPPRF; translated from the coding sequence ATGAAAACTGATACAGGATATAAAGAACTCAAAGAGCTTCAAATGTTACAAAGCTCTATTTATATTTTAGTTTCTAAATTAATTTTCGAATTAAATGTAGAAAAAAGGATTTCATTTTATTTACCCATGTCAAAAACAAATGAAAACATTAATAAAATTTATTTCCATTTAAAACCTTTTTCGAAATATACATCAAATTTGAAAATATCTATGCGATCTCCTTTTGAAGAAAAGCTACTTAAATTAGATCTAAGGATCTATCATGAAGCACGACTTGGGGAAGTTGTAAGATTTCAAAATTTTCATGTAAGTCTTCTTGATATTTTTCAAACAAATCTAAGATTTGGATTTCAAAGAGATGAAAGACTGCAATGGAATTCTTTTGCAGAAGAATTTTTAAAATTATCTATAAAGGAAGGAAGATCTATTGAATCTTTTATACCTCCACGGTTTTAA
- a CDS encoding rhodanese-like domain-containing protein, producing the protein MPYFFEFLLTNWFLVLPLVLAISLFFYTENLRKATKLEPQELIFQLNNKNALLLDLRNDKEFAKGKISQALYLGPNLEKCKKEIDKNTDKPIILFCQNGNKSEEFSKELKKLGSEVFILKGGINNWIAEGLPLLD; encoded by the coding sequence ATGCCATATTTCTTTGAATTTTTGCTTACAAATTGGTTTTTGGTGCTTCCATTAGTATTGGCGATATCTTTATTTTTTTACACAGAAAACTTAAGAAAAGCCACTAAACTTGAACCACAAGAACTTATTTTTCAGTTAAATAACAAAAATGCTTTATTGTTAGATTTACGCAATGATAAAGAGTTTGCTAAAGGAAAAATTAGTCAGGCACTTTACTTAGGACCAAATTTAGAAAAATGTAAGAAAGAAATTGACAAAAATACCGACAAGCCGATTATTCTTTTCTGCCAAAATGGAAATAAATCTGAAGAGTTTTCTAAAGAATTAAAAAAATTAGGAAGTGAGGTTTTTATTCTTAAGGGTGGGATCAACAATTGGATCGCCGAAGGTCTTCCATTACTTGATTAA
- the hisA gene encoding 1-(5-phosphoribosyl)-5-[(5-phosphoribosylamino)methylideneamino]imidazole-4-carboxamide isomerase has protein sequence MIPIPAIDIQNGKCVRLQKGDLDSTKIYFEDPSDAAAHWISMGAERIHLVDLDGAYEGKSTNFSVIEEIRKKFPNSILQLGGGIRNLDTLKNYENLGIDFFILGSVAISDKNFFSEACEIYPKRIILGLDAKKGYVSTEAWTKTSEILATDLVERFKELPIHQIIYTDIDKDGMLLGPNIEETKKLADVSNFPIIASGGVSCLEDLVKLALLENVYGAICGKALYEGSIDLKEILERFKK, from the coding sequence ATGATTCCTATTCCAGCAATAGACATACAAAATGGAAAATGTGTGAGGCTCCAAAAAGGTGATCTTGACTCGACCAAAATTTACTTTGAAGATCCATCAGATGCTGCGGCGCATTGGATTAGCATGGGAGCAGAAAGAATACATTTGGTTGACTTAGATGGGGCTTATGAAGGCAAGTCGACAAACTTTTCTGTAATTGAGGAAATTCGAAAGAAATTCCCAAACTCTATTCTTCAGTTAGGAGGCGGAATTAGAAATCTCGACACACTAAAAAATTACGAAAATTTAGGTATCGATTTTTTTATTTTAGGTAGTGTTGCAATAAGTGATAAGAATTTTTTTTCAGAAGCTTGTGAAATTTACCCAAAGAGAATTATTTTAGGACTGGACGCAAAAAAAGGTTACGTTTCTACTGAAGCCTGGACGAAAACTTCAGAGATATTAGCTACAGATTTAGTTGAGAGGTTTAAAGAACTTCCCATTCATCAAATTATTTATACAGATATTGACAAAGATGGCATGCTGCTAGGTCCTAATATTGAAGAGACCAAAAAATTAGCTGATGTGTCAAATTTTCCAATAATTGCGTCAGGAGGAGTAAGTTGTCTTGAAGATTTAGTCAAATTAGCGTTATTAGAAAATGTTTACGGAGCGATCTGTGGCAAAGCTCTTTATGAAGGTTCTATTGACTTGAAGGAAATTCTAGAGAGGTTTAAAAAATAA
- the hisF gene encoding imidazole glycerol phosphate synthase subunit HisF, whose translation MSLTVRIIPCLDVRGGRVVKGINFKNIVDAGSPSEVAKRYDLEGADEICMLDIDASYEKRSTTLTTVEEIANQVFIPFTVGGGIKRLKDVEVLLKSGADKVSINTAAILEPKLVEEASREFGSQCIVVAIDAKQEGENWTVFTHGGKNKTELNALDWAKKVEDLGAGEILMTSMDKDGTKSGYDNDLNQKLSSLLRIPLIASGGAGKLGHLVEAIKLGKADAVLAASIFHYEEISIMKVKKELLKNKISVRLKF comes from the coding sequence ATGTCTCTTACAGTAAGAATTATTCCTTGCCTCGATGTAAGAGGCGGAAGAGTAGTCAAAGGTATTAATTTTAAAAATATTGTTGATGCAGGAAGTCCTTCAGAGGTAGCTAAACGATATGATCTTGAAGGAGCAGACGAGATATGTATGCTTGATATAGATGCATCTTACGAAAAAAGATCTACAACACTTACTACTGTTGAGGAGATAGCAAATCAAGTTTTTATCCCCTTTACAGTTGGAGGAGGAATCAAAAGATTAAAAGACGTTGAAGTTTTGCTCAAGTCCGGTGCAGACAAAGTTTCTATAAATACTGCTGCAATACTTGAACCAAAGTTAGTGGAAGAAGCTTCAAGAGAATTTGGATCTCAATGCATCGTTGTAGCAATCGATGCTAAGCAAGAAGGAGAGAATTGGACAGTTTTTACTCATGGTGGAAAAAATAAAACTGAATTAAATGCTTTGGACTGGGCAAAAAAAGTTGAAGATTTGGGAGCAGGTGAGATCTTAATGACATCTATGGATAAGGATGGAACTAAAAGTGGTTACGATAACGATTTAAATCAAAAACTCTCTTCTTTATTGAGAATACCTTTAATAGCTTCTGGTGGAGCAGGCAAACTTGGTCATTTAGTAGAAGCTATCAAATTAGGGAAAGCAGATGCTGTTTTGGCTGCCAGTATTTTTCATTACGAGGAAATTTCAATTATGAAAGTCAAGAAAGAACTTTTAAAAAATAAAATCTCAGTTAGGTTAAAGTTCTAA
- the hisB gene encoding imidazoleglycerol-phosphate dehydratase HisB, which produces MRKIDLERNTKETQISLSLNLDGSGESKHKIDLPFFSHMLEQVSKHGDFDISLSASGDLEVDAHHTVEDVGICMGDAFNKALGKKKGIKRFGSAYAPLDEALSRVVVDFSGRPGLSWNVEFTKESINDFDLQLLREFFQGFTNKALATIHIDNLKGINAHHQAETIFKAFALALKQACALDGAKTDQIPSTKGSL; this is translated from the coding sequence ATGAGAAAAATTGATTTAGAAAGAAATACCAAAGAAACGCAAATTTCACTTTCTTTAAACCTAGATGGTAGTGGAGAAAGTAAACATAAAATAGATTTGCCATTCTTTTCTCACATGCTTGAACAAGTCTCGAAACATGGCGATTTTGATATCAGTCTCTCTGCATCTGGAGATCTTGAAGTTGATGCACACCACACGGTTGAAGACGTTGGTATTTGTATGGGCGATGCATTCAATAAAGCTCTCGGTAAAAAAAAGGGAATCAAGAGATTTGGATCAGCCTATGCTCCTTTGGATGAGGCTTTGTCTAGAGTAGTTGTAGACTTTTCGGGTAGACCAGGCTTGAGTTGGAATGTTGAATTCACAAAAGAATCTATCAATGATTTTGATTTACAGTTGCTTAGAGAATTTTTTCAAGGTTTTACAAATAAAGCGCTTGCAACGATTCACATTGATAACTTAAAAGGTATCAATGCTCATCATCAAGCAGAGACTATTTTTAAAGCTTTTGCTTTAGCTCTCAAGCAAGCTTGTGCTCTAGATGGAGCAAAAACAGATCAGATACCTTCGACCAAAGGGTCATTGTAA
- the hisH gene encoding imidazole glycerol phosphate synthase subunit HisH has protein sequence MQIGVVDYGASNIFSVLRALTFLGADAKIISKREDFNSIDKIILPGQGSMGACIENLKKNELFESLKNTISEKPYLGICLGLQVLFSVSEESLGDQGLNIFPEKIERFIHSKNLKIPHMGWNQVEFKKDHFINSAIPNSSNFYFVHSFASKRVEDSKVLAQTTHGEIFNSAVIKENIIGVQFHPEKSGSQGLRFLKNFIDWKI, from the coding sequence ATGCAAATAGGTGTCGTAGATTATGGTGCGAGTAATATCTTTTCTGTTTTAAGGGCATTAACTTTCTTGGGAGCTGATGCAAAAATTATCTCTAAAAGAGAAGATTTCAATTCCATAGATAAGATAATTTTACCTGGACAAGGATCTATGGGCGCATGTATCGAAAATTTAAAAAAAAACGAACTTTTCGAAAGTTTGAAAAATACAATATCGGAGAAGCCATATTTAGGAATTTGTTTAGGTCTACAAGTATTATTTTCAGTCAGTGAAGAATCTTTAGGTGACCAAGGATTGAATATTTTTCCCGAGAAGATTGAAAGATTTATACATAGTAAAAATTTAAAAATTCCACACATGGGCTGGAATCAAGTTGAATTTAAAAAAGATCATTTCATCAATTCTGCAATTCCTAATTCCAGCAATTTTTATTTTGTGCATTCTTTCGCTTCTAAAAGAGTTGAAGATAGTAAAGTTTTGGCTCAAACAACTCATGGAGAAATTTTTAATTCTGCAGTAATTAAAGAAAACATAATCGGTGTCCAATTTCACCCTGAAAAAAGCGGTTCTCAAGGATTAAGATTTTTAAAAAATTTTATAGATTGGAAGATATGA
- a CDS encoding 2,3-bisphosphoglycerate-dependent phosphoglycerate mutase, whose translation MSNELKNFLVLIRHGQSEWNEKNLFTGWKNPPLTRLGELEAERAGSKIKSLKIDFDIHFTSELIRAQSTGFIIQKVIEKNIDTIKNVALNERDYGDLSGLNKDEARKKWGDEQVYIWRRSYDVPPPGGESLRDTSNRVIPYYKDKILPKLNLGKNILVTAHGNSLRALVKEIESISPEDIVKLEIATGEPIIYSYSQNKYRKLEL comes from the coding sequence ATGTCAAATGAATTAAAAAATTTTCTAGTTTTGATCAGACACGGACAAAGTGAATGGAATGAAAAAAATCTTTTCACAGGCTGGAAGAATCCTCCTTTAACAAGGTTGGGTGAATTGGAAGCAGAACGTGCGGGATCAAAAATAAAATCTTTAAAGATAGATTTTGATATTCATTTCACATCGGAATTAATCAGAGCACAAAGTACGGGTTTCATTATTCAAAAAGTTATCGAAAAAAATATAGACACGATAAAAAATGTTGCTCTTAACGAAAGAGATTATGGAGATCTATCTGGCTTAAATAAAGACGAAGCTAGGAAAAAGTGGGGGGATGAACAGGTTTATATTTGGCGCAGATCTTATGATGTACCCCCGCCGGGAGGCGAAAGTTTGAGAGATACTTCTAATAGAGTAATTCCATACTACAAGGATAAAATTTTGCCTAAATTAAATTTAGGTAAAAATATTTTGGTTACTGCTCACGGGAACTCTTTAAGAGCTTTGGTGAAAGAAATAGAAAGTATTTCTCCAGAAGACATCGTTAAACTCGAAATTGCTACTGGAGAACCTATTATTTATTCTTACTCTCAAAATAAGTATAGAAAATTAGAACTTTAA
- a CDS encoding ATP-binding protein yields the protein MTTSSLNPFFIKALESISSKILIADKDLKVFYLNRSAEDFLNTTLEESKNQEISKIFTEKPKNDLELKELFENKGHLKRHITTLFLKNNLKKKASFLANFFKTEKKEKYIIFEFFNADKTALDAKRERRFKGDVITNAFSKVLAHEIKNPLSGIKGSAQLLLNKIEDPDSEEFLNIILRETDRITKIIDQISKKNFQLNQKLLNIHSVLEKIPAFVNSLDLTNISVERDYDPSIPLINIDDNLLTQVFYNLARNSIEAIESAKKGTKLIIRTRIIYETFINKTFHKSACLIEISDNGPGIPEDLIDSIFFPLVSTKEITSGLGLAISRGIITQHNGEIDCVSDKKGTTFSIILPIEERSDLLKEEINA from the coding sequence ATGACTACGAGTAGCTTAAATCCTTTTTTTATAAAAGCCTTAGAATCAATTTCTTCTAAAATTCTGATTGCAGATAAGGATCTTAAAGTATTCTATCTGAATAGGTCGGCTGAAGACTTTTTAAATACAACTCTTGAAGAGAGTAAAAACCAAGAAATATCTAAGATCTTCACAGAAAAACCAAAAAATGATTTGGAGTTGAAGGAATTATTTGAAAATAAGGGTCATCTTAAAAGGCACATAACTACTCTTTTTTTAAAAAATAATTTAAAGAAAAAAGCTTCTTTTCTAGCAAATTTTTTTAAAACTGAAAAAAAAGAAAAGTATATTATTTTCGAATTTTTTAATGCTGATAAAACTGCTTTGGATGCTAAAAGAGAGAGGCGATTTAAGGGCGATGTCATAACTAATGCATTTTCGAAAGTATTAGCCCATGAAATCAAGAACCCTTTAAGCGGTATCAAAGGATCTGCTCAACTTCTCTTAAATAAAATTGAAGATCCTGATAGTGAAGAATTTCTAAATATAATCTTAAGAGAAACCGATCGAATAACAAAAATCATTGATCAAATTTCTAAGAAAAATTTTCAACTAAACCAAAAGTTATTGAACATTCACAGTGTTTTAGAGAAAATTCCGGCCTTTGTAAATTCATTAGATCTTACAAACATATCTGTTGAGAGAGATTACGACCCAAGTATCCCGCTTATTAATATAGATGATAATCTTCTCACTCAAGTTTTTTATAACCTAGCAAGAAATTCAATAGAGGCAATTGAGTCAGCAAAAAAGGGAACTAAGTTAATTATTAGAACTAGAATTATCTATGAAACGTTCATTAACAAAACTTTTCATAAATCTGCTTGCTTAATAGAAATTAGTGATAACGGTCCTGGAATTCCAGAGGATTTAATAGATTCAATTTTCTTTCCACTTGTCTCTACTAAAGAAATAACCTCGGGATTAGGACTTGCAATTTCTAGAGGTATTATTACCCAACACAATGGAGAAATTGATTGTGTAAGTGATAAAAAAGGAACAACTTTTTCAATCATTCTTCCAATTGAAGAACGATCTGATTTATTAAAAGAGGAAATAAATGCCTAG
- a CDS encoding oxidative damage protection protein, translating to MTEKVFCRKFKEDLPKMVRPPYPGPKGEELFNSVSKKAWDEWITLQTTLINEKQLDLSKKEARDYLNIQLELFLDNSDHDTAEGFKEI from the coding sequence ATGACTGAAAAAGTATTTTGTAGAAAATTTAAAGAAGACCTTCCGAAAATGGTTCGCCCGCCATACCCCGGCCCTAAAGGAGAAGAGCTCTTTAATTCTGTTTCTAAAAAAGCCTGGGACGAATGGATTACCCTTCAAACTACACTAATAAATGAAAAACAATTAGACCTTTCAAAAAAAGAGGCGAGAGATTACCTTAATATTCAATTGGAATTATTTCTTGATAATAGCGATCATGACACCGCCGAAGGGTTCAAAGAAATATAA